A section of the Chryseobacterium ginsenosidimutans genome encodes:
- a CDS encoding T9SS type A sorting domain-containing protein, translating to MRKLLLLFIFLGTFVGFSNNMKAQIKEPGSLSQKSDDGVFVAYPNPAKDFLIIKAKDSNLRIKSVTFYSILGTQVANYSVNMNSGEINLEKLKPGKYLIRYILSDNTMKVTQIVKQ from the coding sequence ATGAGAAAACTTTTACTTTTATTTATCTTTTTAGGCACTTTTGTTGGATTTTCCAACAATATGAAAGCTCAAATTAAGGAGCCGGGATCACTTTCTCAGAAGTCTGATGATGGTGTATTTGTTGCCTATCCGAATCCTGCGAAGGATTTCCTTATTATTAAGGCAAAAGATTCTAATTTAAGAATCAAAAGTGTAACTTTTTATTCAATTTTGGGTACTCAGGTTGCAAATTATTCGGTAAATATGAATTCGGGTGAGATTAATCTTGAAAAATTAAAACCCGGAAAATATTTGATTCGCTATATTTTGAGCGACAATACAATGAAAGTTACCCAAATAGTAAAACAATAA
- the hemB gene encoding porphobilinogen synthase yields the protein MIHSRNRRLRVNESVRSLVRECTLTTNDFVMPIFVMEGENKQEPIASMPGIFRRSIDLTVKECKELFSLGVKAVNLYMKVSEDVKDNTGKEAWNKSGLMQNTIKAIKNAVPEMVVMPDVALDPYSIYGHDGIIENGKIVNDATNDALARMSVSLAEAGADIVAPSDMMDGRVQVIREALEETGFTDVGILSYAAKYASSFYGPFRSALDSAPKDDMEIPKDKKTYQMDFHNSREALNEVFKDIDEGADIIMIKPGLPYLDIVSKVREAIDLPIAVYNVSGEYAMVKAAAQNGWLDNDKTIIESLTCFKRAGADMIFTYFAKEAAILLNK from the coding sequence ATGATACATTCAAGAAATAGAAGACTGAGAGTAAATGAGTCTGTCAGAAGCCTCGTAAGAGAATGCACACTTACAACCAATGATTTTGTAATGCCGATTTTCGTCATGGAGGGCGAAAACAAGCAGGAGCCAATCGCGTCGATGCCGGGAATTTTCAGGAGGAGCATAGATCTTACGGTAAAAGAATGTAAAGAATTATTTTCTTTAGGAGTAAAAGCTGTTAATCTTTACATGAAGGTTTCAGAAGATGTGAAAGATAATACAGGAAAAGAAGCTTGGAACAAAAGCGGATTGATGCAAAATACCATCAAAGCCATAAAGAATGCTGTTCCCGAGATGGTTGTAATGCCTGATGTAGCTTTGGATCCGTATTCAATTTACGGACACGACGGAATTATTGAAAACGGTAAAATTGTAAATGACGCAACCAACGATGCATTGGCAAGAATGTCGGTTTCTCTTGCAGAAGCCGGAGCTGATATTGTGGCACCAAGCGATATGATGGACGGAAGAGTACAGGTAATTCGTGAAGCTTTGGAAGAAACAGGATTTACAGATGTTGGTATTTTAAGTTATGCTGCAAAATATGCAAGTTCTTTTTACGGACCGTTCAGAAGTGCATTAGACAGTGCTCCAAAAGATGATATGGAAATTCCGAAGGATAAAAAAACATATCAGATGGATTTTCATAATTCCAGAGAAGCTTTAAACGAAGTTTTCAAAGATATTGATGAGGGTGCAGACATTATTATGATCAAACCGGGACTTCCATATTTGGATATTGTTTCTAAAGTACGTGAAGCGATTGATCTTCCGATTGCAGTTTATAACGTGAGCGGAGAATATGCAATGGTAAAAGCAGCAGCACAAAACGGCTGGCTGGATAATGATAAAACAATTATTGAAAGCTTAACATGCTTCAAAAGAGCAGGTGCAGATATGATCTTTACTTATTTCGCGAAAGAAGCAGCAATTCTTTTAAATAAATAA
- a CDS encoding ABC transporter ATP-binding protein gives MIYGTLFLTFLGALAAQVNPLVLKYTVDEVTKLTHLPDPMAQGIHVLVLISVILLGKELLNIFINFGQKFYGEKIRINVSSVLAQSAIDKILTYRVAYFNDENHESGKLQIRIDRGIESLTRLVQNFFIDMLPLFSNAFIALIIMYMQNVYVGIVSTIIVPIYFYISSLQAKKLGGVRRTLRNQREQKTSGLLNLINSIMVIKSFVREKFEGKKQYDLQMQLMESQLFTRRTNFIYDGLKTFIEQFGVVLIILLTVYLVLDKQMTIGAIMLHIMLFNNVSAPIRQLHRIYDDMNDAMIYAEGYFDILNADNEKEQTGNFIEKEIKGNFELKNVNFSYPNGTQALHDVSMKIENGKTTALVGLSGAGKSTIINLLCKFYLPDSGEIVLDNVNLNEFDNTFLRDDLGLVLQKNHIFQGSIEDNIRYGNMNASFGEIEEAAKKAYLHEQILDLPEKYNHDATQLSGGQQQRIAIARLFLKNPPIIFLDEPTASLDAIATEQIKNSLDAIKEGRTVIIISHSLSQILDSDTIYVMKKGRVVESGTHDELVQINGTYRDIFDASARSLNLDKLMNTFKDN, from the coding sequence ATGATTTACGGAACTTTATTCCTCACATTTTTAGGAGCGCTGGCAGCACAGGTGAATCCATTGGTTTTAAAATATACAGTAGATGAAGTTACAAAACTTACTCACCTTCCAGATCCGATGGCTCAGGGAATCCATGTATTGGTGCTTATTTCTGTTATTTTATTGGGAAAGGAATTATTAAATATTTTCATCAATTTCGGACAGAAATTTTATGGTGAGAAAATCAGAATTAATGTAAGTTCTGTTTTGGCGCAATCGGCAATTGACAAGATTTTAACATACAGAGTTGCTTATTTTAATGACGAAAACCACGAATCGGGAAAACTGCAGATCAGAATCGACCGCGGAATTGAAAGTTTAACAAGATTGGTTCAAAATTTCTTCATCGATATGTTGCCATTATTTTCAAATGCATTTATTGCATTGATTATTATGTATATGCAAAATGTTTATGTAGGAATTGTTTCTACGATTATTGTTCCTATTTATTTTTATATCAGTTCTTTACAGGCAAAAAAGTTGGGTGGAGTAAGAAGAACTCTAAGGAATCAGCGTGAACAGAAAACTTCCGGGCTTTTAAATTTGATAAATTCCATTATGGTGATTAAAAGTTTTGTCCGTGAAAAATTTGAAGGCAAAAAACAATACGATTTGCAGATGCAGTTGATGGAAAGTCAATTATTTACTAGAAGAACCAATTTTATTTATGATGGTTTAAAAACTTTTATCGAACAGTTTGGTGTTGTTTTAATTATCCTTTTGACGGTTTATTTAGTTCTTGATAAACAAATGACAATCGGTGCAATCATGCTTCACATCATGCTTTTTAATAATGTTTCGGCTCCGATTCGCCAGCTTCACAGAATTTATGATGATATGAATGATGCAATGATTTATGCCGAAGGTTATTTTGATATTTTAAATGCGGACAACGAAAAAGAACAAACCGGAAATTTCATAGAAAAAGAAATCAAAGGAAATTTTGAACTGAAAAATGTCAATTTCTCTTACCCGAACGGAACTCAGGCTTTACACGATGTCTCCATGAAAATTGAAAATGGTAAAACTACTGCTTTGGTTGGTTTAAGCGGTGCCGGAAAATCAACAATTATCAACCTTTTATGTAAATTCTATCTTCCCGATTCCGGCGAAATTGTATTGGATAATGTCAATTTAAATGAATTTGACAATACTTTTTTGAGGGATGATTTAGGGTTGGTTCTTCAGAAAAACCATATTTTCCAGGGAAGTATTGAAGACAATATTCGCTACGGAAATATGAATGCAAGTTTTGGCGAAATTGAAGAAGCTGCGAAAAAAGCTTATCTCCACGAACAAATTTTAGATTTACCTGAAAAATATAATCACGATGCCACCCAACTTTCGGGAGGCCAGCAACAGAGAATTGCAATCGCCAGATTGTTCCTGAAAAATCCGCCTATTATTTTTCTTGATGAACCGACGGCAAGCCTGGATGCGATTGCTACGGAACAGATTAAAAACTCTTTGGATGCGATAAAAGAAGGCCGTACGGTGATTATTATTTCGCATTCTCTGTCACAGATTTTAGATTCAGATACGATTTATGTTATGAAAAAAGGTAGGGTTGTAGAAAGCGGAACGCATGATGAGCTGGTACAAATTAACGGAACGTATCGTGATATTTTTGACGCTTCAGCGAGAAGTTTAAACCTTGATAAATTAATGAATACTTTTAAAGATAATTGA